One stretch of Paenibacillus sp. AN1007 DNA includes these proteins:
- the fliG gene encoding flagellar motor switch protein FliG, translating into MAKAGSAGLTGRQKAAILLITLGPEVSAQIFKHLRDEEIEQLTLEIANVRKVDASEKDMIMSEFHQICLAQEYISQGGITYAKEILEKALGSTKALEVINRLTATLQVRPFDFARKADPNQILNFIQNESPQTIALVLSYLQFEQAAAILSSLPQEKQADVARRVAVMDSTSPEVISQVERVLEQKLSSTVTQDYTNAGGIESIVQILNGVDRGTERTILDSLEIQDPELAEEIKKRMFVFEDIVNVDDRSIQRIIRDIDNADLQLALKVASEEVREAVFRNMSKRMSETFKEEMEFMGPVRLRDVEEAQTRIVGTIRRLEESGEIIIARGGGDDIIV; encoded by the coding sequence GGCAAAAGCAGGCAGTGCAGGATTGACTGGCAGACAAAAAGCAGCAATATTGTTGATTACACTAGGTCCGGAAGTGTCTGCTCAAATCTTCAAACATCTGCGTGACGAGGAAATTGAGCAGCTCACGTTGGAAATTGCCAACGTGCGCAAGGTTGATGCATCCGAAAAAGACATGATTATGTCCGAGTTTCATCAGATTTGTTTGGCACAGGAGTACATCTCTCAAGGGGGGATTACCTACGCCAAAGAAATTTTGGAGAAAGCACTCGGTTCCACCAAAGCGCTTGAAGTTATCAATCGTTTGACAGCTACGCTCCAGGTCAGACCTTTCGATTTTGCCCGTAAAGCAGATCCGAATCAGATTTTGAACTTTATTCAGAACGAAAGCCCGCAAACGATCGCGCTCGTACTATCTTATCTGCAATTCGAGCAGGCCGCGGCAATTTTGTCTTCTCTCCCGCAGGAGAAGCAGGCAGATGTGGCTCGCAGAGTTGCGGTAATGGACAGCACTTCACCAGAAGTCATTTCACAGGTAGAGCGAGTGCTGGAGCAGAAGTTGTCATCTACCGTGACCCAGGATTATACGAATGCAGGCGGCATCGAATCCATCGTTCAGATATTGAATGGTGTCGACCGAGGGACGGAGCGTACGATTCTGGATTCCCTCGAGATTCAGGACCCGGAACTTGCAGAAGAAATCAAAAAACGGATGTTTGTTTTCGAAGATATTGTCAATGTGGACGATCGTTCCATTCAACGTATTATCCGGGATATCGACAATGCCGACCTGCAGCTGGCACTCAAAGTGGCGAGCGAAGAAGTGCGTGAAGCTGTATTCCGTAATATGTCGAAACGGATGTCTGAAACATTCAAAGAAGAGATGGAATTCATGGGCCCTGTGCGGCTTCGTGATGTGGAGGAAGCTCAGACACGTATCGTAGGTACGATCCGCAGACTGGAAGAGTCCGGTGAGATCATTATCGCACGTGGTGGAGGAGATGATATCATTGTCTAA
- a CDS encoding FliH/SctL family protein, which translates to MSNLIKSFQYVPVEDHKKLENHHHYAGEEETGMHGDGEAISEAEVLRARVDEETERLTAEMLEDAKEFAEKQVREASEEAERMLQEAREQIDRWWQEQREQDEHLTEALRAQGFQQGFEEGQAQAELDLQVRIEEMMKEAQLVLQEAYTAKDQIIQEAEPFLVDLACGIAEKVIDKQLTVEPEHTLELIRQSLSRKREQGQITLCVAPEQFSFVQAAREELALSIDSQADLQILPDATVKDKGCVIRSSFGSVDARIDTQLAEIKKELIRIALEDEERRNQHEGS; encoded by the coding sequence TTGTCTAATTTGATTAAATCTTTCCAGTATGTCCCGGTTGAAGATCATAAAAAGCTCGAGAATCATCATCATTATGCGGGTGAAGAAGAGACGGGGATGCATGGGGATGGCGAGGCCATCTCCGAAGCAGAAGTACTTCGGGCACGTGTGGATGAAGAGACGGAACGTCTCACTGCTGAAATGCTGGAAGATGCCAAGGAGTTTGCGGAAAAGCAGGTGCGCGAAGCTTCGGAAGAAGCGGAACGAATGCTTCAGGAGGCCCGAGAACAGATTGATCGCTGGTGGCAGGAGCAGCGAGAGCAGGATGAACATCTGACAGAAGCTCTCCGTGCCCAAGGTTTTCAACAAGGGTTCGAAGAAGGACAAGCACAAGCTGAACTGGATCTCCAGGTGAGGATCGAAGAGATGATGAAAGAAGCGCAATTAGTGCTTCAGGAAGCGTATACTGCCAAAGACCAGATTATTCAGGAAGCAGAGCCTTTTCTTGTTGATCTTGCGTGCGGTATTGCAGAGAAAGTTATAGATAAACAGCTTACTGTAGAGCCTGAACATACACTGGAACTGATCCGTCAGAGCTTGTCCAGGAAAAGAGAACAAGGCCAGATCACACTCTGTGTCGCGCCGGAACAGTTTTCATTTGTACAAGCTGCTAGGGAAGAACTGGCGCTTTCCATTGATTCGCAAGCAGATCTGCAAATTTTGCCAGATGCTACGGTTAAAGATAAAGGCTGTGTTATCCGTTCTTCATTTGGAAGTGTGGATGCAAGAATTGATACGCAGCTCGCCGAGATTAAAAAAGAACTGATCCGCATAGCACTTGAGGATGAGGAGCGAAGAAATCAACATGAAGGTTCTTAG